Proteins encoded in a region of the Bacteroidota bacterium genome:
- a CDS encoding ABC transporter permease, protein MANKFRSILTALGIIFGVAAVITMMSIGNGARQEILDQIKMVGVNNIVITPIIDYSATGDTEGEAGKSAKNQFSPGLTLKDAESIKEIIPTVKRVSPEVTYETEIVKNAKRSSASLNGITADFFSVYNLKMQEGSFFSTEHYREGSSVCIIGPSIKARFFPQENPIGKTIKCGQIWLTVVGILETQKFSQNTSKDLGISDYNENIYAPLQTLLLRYQDRSIALKSQVNASVMVMGGGGGRNEIVVSASSSGGNSTANTNQLDKLIVQVDESDQLDITTSIINKLLLRRHQGVQDFELKVPELLLKQEQRTKDIFNIVLGAIASISLIVGGIGIMNIMLASVMERIREIGVRMATGARKKDIILQFLSEATIISVSGGLIGILLGVLLSKGIMQATDILTIISWDSVLVSFGVSATVGILFGYMPAKKASDQDPVTSLRHD, encoded by the coding sequence ATGGCTAACAAATTCAGGTCGATATTGACTGCGCTGGGAATTATATTTGGTGTTGCGGCTGTAATCACCATGATGAGTATTGGAAATGGGGCCCGTCAGGAAATTCTCGATCAAATAAAAATGGTTGGTGTAAATAATATTGTAATCACTCCCATTATTGATTATTCGGCTACTGGAGACACGGAAGGTGAGGCAGGTAAATCCGCAAAAAACCAATTTTCTCCCGGACTTACACTGAAAGATGCAGAAAGCATTAAAGAGATTATCCCTACAGTAAAACGTGTAAGCCCGGAAGTAACTTACGAAACAGAAATTGTAAAAAACGCCAAAAGAAGTTCTGCTTCATTAAACGGAATAACAGCAGATTTCTTCTCAGTCTATAATTTAAAAATGCAGGAGGGAAGTTTTTTTAGTACCGAACACTATCGAGAAGGAAGCTCTGTATGCATCATAGGCCCATCAATCAAAGCACGTTTTTTCCCCCAGGAAAACCCTATTGGAAAAACAATTAAATGTGGCCAAATATGGTTAACTGTAGTTGGCATCTTAGAAACACAGAAATTTAGCCAGAATACATCCAAGGATCTCGGCATATCCGATTATAACGAAAACATATACGCCCCACTTCAAACCTTACTGTTAAGATATCAGGACAGAAGTATTGCCTTAAAAAGCCAGGTGAATGCATCAGTGATGGTTATGGGAGGCGGAGGCGGCCGCAATGAAATTGTAGTATCTGCTAGTTCTTCAGGCGGAAATAGCACAGCTAACACCAATCAGTTGGATAAATTAATTGTTCAGGTTGATGAATCGGACCAGTTGGACATAACCACAAGTATCATCAATAAATTACTTCTTCGACGCCACCAAGGGGTTCAGGATTTTGAACTTAAAGTTCCTGAATTATTACTTAAACAGGAACAAAGAACAAAAGATATTTTCAACATCGTTCTTGGGGCAATCGCAAGTATTTCTTTAATTGTTGGTGGAATTGGAATTATGAATATCATGCTCGCATCTGTAATGGAACGGATTCGTGAAATTGGGGTAAGAATGGCTACAGGAGCCCGTAAAAAAGATATCATTCTTCAATTTTTGTCCGAAGCAACAATTATAAGTGTTTCCGGTGGCTTGATAGGAATATTATTAGGGGTTTTACTCTCAAAAGGCATTATGCAAGCAACCGATATTCTAACTATAATTTCTTGGGATTCAGTATTAGTTTCCTTCGGGGTTTCTGCTACAGTAGGGATTCTTTTTGGATATATGCCGGCAAAAAAAGCTTCCGATCAAGATCCTGTTACTTCACTTCGCCATGATTAA
- a CDS encoding S9 family peptidase, with translation MNKKILVFNLIILLLAIPVTNMMAQPSPLTKANYHLAERFSPEKLKKMVFSTGVNPNWLSTGDRFWYSYETSDGINFYIVDLDKKTKSPLFDNHNMARMITLITKDPYDYQHLPVIKPKFKKGDTVFQFDVTSTQDEEIKADTVSDGKDKKKIEKDKKTKKKIFHFEYNILTGQLYEIKDWKEEKEDPRWANISPNGEYVIFARDYNLFWMDKENYLKAKVEEDDKKDSTIVEHQLTKDGEQYYPYGGGYTASFNETEKKAKEESAKRQGARVIWSPDSKKFALERTDSRKVKELWVINSIAEPRPTIETYKYQLPGEEEAPQDELWVFDMDKKEGKKYKVEAFKDQTISVETANLSNKERIPDYVPTIWLSKSSNKIYFNRISRNLHKNDFCVLNLDNGEVKALIDERMNTYVETKSVHLVDNGNEIIYWSERDGWAHLYLFDGNGKLKNQITSGPWHCEDVIKVDEKSRVIYFVANGREVDEDPYYQHLYKVNFDGSGLQLLNKGNYTSTGLVGFRGSNAMSDTYRYFVNNYSRVNTIPKSEIRDNAGRLVMDLETADLRNLFAAGYQFPEIFKAKAADGITDLYGVMYKPFNFDSTIKYPMIQYVYPGPQTEAVNSSFSARMDNTDRLAQLGFIVITIGNRGGHPARSKWYHNYGYGNLRDYGLADKKYVAQQLADKYNYIDINKVGITGHSGGGFMSTAALCQYPDFFKVAVSSSGNHENNIYNRWWSEKHHGVKELIEKENEIKFVYEIEKNSQLAKNLKGKLLLTTGDIDNNVHPGNTIRMANALIKANKRFDFFNFPGQRHGYGDQSEYFFWLKADYFCQYLIGDSSISTDIFEMNREFKTSPSKTESK, from the coding sequence ATGAATAAAAAAATCCTTGTTTTCAATTTAATCATTTTGTTACTGGCTATACCCGTGACAAATATGATGGCACAACCTAGCCCTCTGACTAAGGCAAACTATCATTTAGCCGAAAGGTTTTCTCCTGAAAAACTTAAGAAAATGGTATTCAGCACAGGTGTTAATCCAAACTGGCTTTCGACAGGTGACCGTTTTTGGTATTCATACGAAACCTCTGATGGAATAAATTTTTATATTGTTGATCTTGATAAAAAAACAAAAAGCCCATTATTCGACAATCACAATATGGCTCGAATGATTACACTTATAACCAAAGATCCTTATGATTATCAGCATCTTCCGGTCATTAAACCAAAATTTAAAAAAGGTGACACCGTTTTTCAATTTGATGTGACCAGTACTCAGGATGAAGAAATTAAGGCAGATACAGTATCAGATGGAAAAGATAAGAAGAAAATAGAAAAGGATAAAAAAACCAAGAAAAAAATTTTCCATTTCGAATATAATATTTTGACCGGACAATTATATGAAATAAAAGACTGGAAAGAAGAAAAAGAAGATCCCAGATGGGCTAATATTTCACCTAACGGAGAATATGTAATTTTTGCACGCGATTATAATCTTTTTTGGATGGATAAAGAAAATTATTTGAAAGCCAAAGTAGAAGAAGATGATAAAAAAGATTCTACAATTGTTGAGCATCAGTTAACCAAGGATGGTGAACAATACTATCCTTATGGTGGAGGTTACACTGCAAGCTTTAATGAAACAGAAAAAAAAGCAAAAGAAGAATCAGCTAAACGACAAGGTGCAAGAGTTATATGGTCACCCGATTCAAAAAAGTTTGCGTTAGAGCGCACCGATTCAAGAAAAGTAAAAGAACTATGGGTCATTAATAGCATTGCTGAACCGCGCCCAACAATAGAAACTTATAAATATCAATTACCCGGTGAGGAAGAAGCTCCTCAGGACGAGTTATGGGTATTTGATATGGATAAAAAAGAAGGAAAAAAATACAAAGTCGAAGCTTTTAAAGATCAAACTATTAGTGTTGAAACTGCCAATCTGTCGAACAAAGAACGAATCCCTGATTATGTTCCGACAATTTGGTTATCTAAATCTTCCAACAAAATATATTTTAACAGGATTAGCCGAAATCTTCACAAAAATGATTTCTGTGTTTTAAATCTTGACAATGGTGAAGTTAAAGCTTTGATTGATGAAAGGATGAACACCTATGTTGAAACAAAATCGGTTCACCTTGTAGATAACGGCAATGAAATAATTTATTGGTCTGAAAGAGACGGATGGGCACATTTATATCTATTTGATGGCAATGGAAAACTAAAAAATCAGATAACAAGTGGTCCATGGCATTGCGAAGATGTTATTAAAGTGGATGAAAAAAGCAGGGTTATTTATTTTGTAGCTAATGGTCGTGAAGTTGATGAAGATCCATACTATCAGCATTTATATAAAGTTAACTTTGACGGAAGCGGATTACAGCTTTTAAATAAAGGCAATTATACCAGTACCGGTTTGGTTGGTTTTCGTGGAAGCAATGCAATGAGTGATACCTACCGATATTTTGTAAATAATTATTCAAGAGTTAATACAATTCCAAAATCAGAGATTAGAGACAATGCCGGTCGTTTAGTAATGGATCTTGAAACAGCTGACTTAAGGAATTTATTTGCTGCCGGTTATCAATTCCCAGAAATTTTTAAGGCTAAAGCTGCCGATGGAATCACAGATCTATATGGAGTTATGTACAAACCTTTTAATTTTGATTCAACCATTAAATACCCAATGATCCAGTATGTTTATCCTGGTCCACAAACTGAAGCAGTAAATTCTTCATTCTCTGCCCGAATGGATAATACAGACCGCCTGGCTCAATTAGGATTTATCGTTATCACCATAGGAAATAGAGGCGGACACCCTGCCAGGTCAAAATGGTACCACAATTATGGTTATGGCAATTTAAGAGATTACGGATTGGCAGATAAAAAATATGTTGCCCAACAATTAGCCGATAAGTATAATTATATCGATATTAACAAAGTAGGGATCACTGGTCATTCGGGTGGCGGATTCATGTCAACTGCAGCCTTGTGCCAATATCCCGATTTCTTTAAAGTAGCTGTTTCCTCCTCAGGAAATCATGAAAATAACATTTATAACCGTTGGTGGAGCGAAAAACACCATGGTGTAAAAGAATTGATCGAAAAGGAAAATGAAATCAAATTCGTTTACGAAATTGAAAAAAATTCACAATTGGCCAAAAATCTTAAAGGGAAATTATTGCTGACAACAGGTGATATTGACAATAATGTTCACCCGGGTAATACCATTCGCATGGCCAATGCTTTGATAAAAGCGAATAAACGATTTGATTTCTTTAATTTCCCTGGACAAAGGCATGGTTACGGTGATCAATCCGAATATTTTTTCTGGCTCAAAGCAGATTACTTCTGCCAGTATTTGATTGGGGATTCTTCTATCAGCACCGATATTTTCGAAATGAACAGAGAATTTAAAACGTCTCCTAGCAAAACAGAAAGTAAATAA